AGCCGGGTTCTGAATCCTGGCCGAGACACTGCTGTGGGTGACGCATCAATGGGTGGACCTATGATGGTATCTGAGGGTGCGGTGGTGTGCTGGTGGGCGTGCTGGGAAGGCTGAAGCGTAGTTTGGAGGGGAGTAGTTGTCATTTTGGTTGTCATTGGTTTTGGAGTTGTTGGTGGAATGTTAGTAGTTAACTCAGTCGTGGGtttgatggtggtggtggggacTGGTGTGGTTGTAGTGGTGGGGACTGGTGTGGTAGTAGTGGTAGGAACTGGTGTGGTTGTAGTGGTGGGAACTGGTGTGGTTGTAGTGGTGAGAACTGGTGTGGTAGTCAGGGGAGCTGTTGGTTGCTGGGTAGGTGCAGGACTGCTAGGTCTCTCTGACAGGTCCTGAAAGTGTAGTTGTGTGGTTGAAAGTCCTGGACTCTTGGTGGCAGTAGGAGTTGCTGTAAAGAAGCAAAATAGGAACTAGATTAGACAAGACAGAACTACTGGAAGttgctgtgcagcagttgcaaTACAAGGTTGGAGGAATAAGATAAAAGAGAGCACGGGTTtgtgttgaattattttttccagATGATTCTATCTGCCCGCCAGAGCTGTCAGTTTTGCTACCACTAAAGTAATCAAAGTTTTGCAGTGAATGATATATTTCAGAAGACTGTATCATAAGATTGCGGAGACCTTAACACGATTGTCCCCGGGAGGTTATGGATATGACCTGCAACCACAACCGGGCTATCATCAATATTTTTGGACCAATGGATCATGACATGTAATTATTGACCTACAGAGAATCATTACCCAACAGTTCACCACAACTCAAGCCAGATATTTTACTCAGGAGATggtagagacaaaaaaaacagggctAAAAGAGAGTCAGTATTGGATTTACATAAAtcaaatgctcaaaaaacaaatgagcatGATTCTTGATGCCAAATCAGTGTTAAAGTTGCTCTGTATGCTTCAATTGCTAACAAATTTGCCATAGCAATCAGTCATTGATGTCAATTAATGTTCAGTCAATGTTGCCTTCACCGTGCTCTAACACCCAATAAGGATATGTCAGACTTACTGTTTGTTCCTCTACTTTTCTCatcttcctcatcctcctccttgtagctctgctcctctgctttGTAAAAGGTCACACCCCTGATGACCATACCGGACTTCTCTTTGATTGGCTGCGTTGGCTCTGTCTTCTCTTTGATTGGCTGCATTGGCTCTGTCTTATTTTTGATTGGTTGTGTTGCCTCTGGTTTGTCTTTGATTGGTTGTGTTGCCTCTGGTTTGTCTTTGATTGGCTGCTTTGGCTCTGATTTGTCTTTGATTGGCTGCTTTGGCTCTGGTTTGTCTTTGATTGGCTGCTTTGGCTCTGGTTTGTCTTTGATT
The Plectropomus leopardus isolate mb unplaced genomic scaffold, YSFRI_Pleo_2.0 unplaced_scaffold26382, whole genome shotgun sequence DNA segment above includes these coding regions:
- the LOC121966941 gene encoding olfactomedin-like protein 2B, which produces KDKPEPKQPIKDKPEPKQPIKDKSEPKQPIKDKPEATQPIKDKPEATQPIKNKTEPMQPIKEKTEPTQPIKEKSGMVIRGVTFYKAEEQSYKEEDEEDEKSRGTNTTPTATKSPGLSTTQLHFQDLSERPSSPAPTQQPTAPLTTTPVLTTTTTPVPTTTTTPVPTTTTTPVPTTTTTPVPTTTIKPTTELTTNIPPTTPKPMTTKMTTTPLQTTLQPSQHAHQHTTAPSDTIIGPPIDASPTAVSRPGFRTRLVWTESPADQPKTTKKPAVCKDTVASISEPVQHNSFGSRDGSWMRDARGHGNVIYLTNGHYGNNLLEFRDMDTFKSGQASNSYKLPYSFTGTGHVVYNGAFYYNRAFSRDIIRYDLRHRYVAAWTTLHDALLEEQAHRTQTE